A DNA window from Deltaproteobacteria bacterium contains the following coding sequences:
- a CDS encoding transporter substrate-binding domain-containing protein translates to MKKTIILLCILFSSIAGAEDKTISICSFEWPPHHGRTLKDGGYTADIIKAVFEPQGYIIKKEYYPWKRAQSLAIEGKECDAITEIYINEERLDYYWYGAPYSIHEVYLIALKSHSIKNYNNLRELKGLKFGYNSGGSLSQAFDSADYIQKFGTKGYELGIKMLLAQRYDFYVSAKSVAFYEARKLGQHEKIHAIGKPLQSQAVYMAFSKANPKNISRLRDYNRGLFLLHQSGKYLEIMKKHGFE, encoded by the coding sequence ATGAAAAAAACAATTATCTTGCTTTGTATTTTGTTCTCGTCAATAGCAGGGGCTGAAGATAAAACAATTTCTATTTGCAGTTTTGAATGGCCGCCCCATCACGGGAGAACTTTAAAAGATGGAGGATATACGGCTGATATCATTAAAGCTGTTTTCGAACCGCAAGGATATATAATCAAAAAAGAATATTATCCCTGGAAGCGTGCACAATCCTTAGCTATTGAAGGGAAAGAGTGTGACGCCATCACTGAAATTTACATTAATGAAGAGAGACTGGATTACTACTGGTACGGCGCCCCTTATTCAATTCACGAGGTCTATCTTATAGCGCTTAAATCCCATTCAATAAAAAATTACAATAACTTACGGGAATTAAAAGGATTAAAGTTTGGATACAATAGCGGGGGATCACTCTCTCAAGCCTTTGATTCGGCTGATTATATTCAAAAGTTCGGAACAAAAGGATATGAACTGGGGATAAAAATGTTGTTGGCACAGCGCTATGATTTTTACGTGAGCGCTAAATCAGTTGCTTTTTATGAAGCAAGAAAACTCGGGCAACATGAAAAAATTCATGCCATCGGCAAACCCTTGCAAAGCCAGGCTGTTTATATGGCTTTTTCAAAAGCAAATCCAAAAAATATATCGAGACTGCGAGACTATAACCGGGGACTTTTTTTACTCCACCAAAGTGGAAAATATTTGGAAATTATGAAAAAGCACGGCTTTGAATAA